The following are encoded in a window of Castanea sativa cultivar Marrone di Chiusa Pesio chromosome 9, ASM4071231v1 genomic DNA:
- the LOC142610857 gene encoding F-box protein PP2-A15 isoform X1, with the protein MGASLSNLADGSSGLGSGPGLGDIPESCVACVFLNLTPPEICNLARLNRAFRGAASSDSVWESKLPANYQDLLDLLPPERYKSLSKKDIFALLSRPVLFDDGTKEVWLDRVTGRVCMAISARGLAITGIEDRRYWNWIPTEESRFYSSVSLMCNDWEFYRERRKRSRVFLGKQEERKGFNLVAYLQQIWWFEVDGVIKFPFPADSYTLSFRLHLGRFSKRLGRRVCSFEHTHGWGIKPVRFELFTTDGQQALCECCLDDTEHDEINGYHKRGCWIDYKVGEFIVTDSDPVTEVRFSMKQIDCTHSKGGLCVDSVFIIPSDLKDRKRGGVLK; encoded by the exons ATGGGGGCGTCGCTGTCGAACTTGGCGGACGGGTCGTCGGGTTTGGGTTCGGGTCCGGGTTTAGGGGACATACCGGAGAGTTGCGTGGCCTGCGTGTTTCTCAACCTGACTCCGCCGGAGATTTGCAACCTCGCGAGGCTGAACCGCGCGTTTCGCGGCGCCGCGTCGTCGGACTCGGTGTGGGAGTCGAAGTTGCCGGCGAACTACCAAGATCTGCTCGATTTGTTGCCGCCGGAGAGGTACAAGAGCTTGTCGAAGAAGGATATCTTCGCTCTGCTCTCTCGCCCTGTTCTATTCGACGATGGCACTAAG GAGGTGTGGCTGGACAGGGTTACAGGAAGGGTCTGCATGGCGATATCGGCGAGAGGATTGGCCATAACCGGAATCGAAGACCGGAGATACTGGAATTGGATTCCTACTGAAGAATCTAG GTTCTATTCCAGTGTATCACTTATGTGCAATGATTGGGAGTTTtacagagaaagaagaaaaaggtcCAGAGTGTTTTTAGGGAAACAAGAGGAGAGGAAAGG GTTCAATCTTGTGGCCTATTTGCAGCAAATATGGTGGTTTGAAGTAGATGGAGTGATAAAGTTCCCCTTTCCTGCTGATAGCTATACTCTGTCATTCAGGCTTCATCTTGGAAGGTTTTCCAAAAGGCTGGGACGGCGTGTGTGTAGTTTTGAGCATACCCATGGTTGGGGTATCAAGCCAGTACGATTTGAGTTATTTACTACGGATGGTCAGCAGGCATTATGTGAGTGCTGTTTAGACGACACTGAACATGATGAAATCAATGGCTATCATAAGCGTGGATGCTGGATAGATTACAAGGTTGGTGAATTCATTGTTACTGACTCAGATCCTGTGACTGAAGTCAGATTTTCCATGAAACAGATAGATTGCACACATTCTAAAGGCGGGCTTTGTGTAGATTCTGTATTTATTATCCCCAGTGATTTAAAAGACCGTAAAAGAGGAGGGGTTTTGAAGTAG
- the LOC142610857 gene encoding F-box protein PP2-A15 isoform X2: MGASLSNLADGSSGLGSGPGLGDIPESCVACVFLNLTPPEICNLARLNRAFRGAASSDSVWESKLPANYQDLLDLLPPERYKSLSKKDIFALLSRPVLFDDGTKEVWLDRVTGRVCMAISARGLAITGIEDRRYWNWIPTEESRFNLVAYLQQIWWFEVDGVIKFPFPADSYTLSFRLHLGRFSKRLGRRVCSFEHTHGWGIKPVRFELFTTDGQQALCECCLDDTEHDEINGYHKRGCWIDYKVGEFIVTDSDPVTEVRFSMKQIDCTHSKGGLCVDSVFIIPSDLKDRKRGGVLK; the protein is encoded by the exons ATGGGGGCGTCGCTGTCGAACTTGGCGGACGGGTCGTCGGGTTTGGGTTCGGGTCCGGGTTTAGGGGACATACCGGAGAGTTGCGTGGCCTGCGTGTTTCTCAACCTGACTCCGCCGGAGATTTGCAACCTCGCGAGGCTGAACCGCGCGTTTCGCGGCGCCGCGTCGTCGGACTCGGTGTGGGAGTCGAAGTTGCCGGCGAACTACCAAGATCTGCTCGATTTGTTGCCGCCGGAGAGGTACAAGAGCTTGTCGAAGAAGGATATCTTCGCTCTGCTCTCTCGCCCTGTTCTATTCGACGATGGCACTAAG GAGGTGTGGCTGGACAGGGTTACAGGAAGGGTCTGCATGGCGATATCGGCGAGAGGATTGGCCATAACCGGAATCGAAGACCGGAGATACTGGAATTGGATTCCTACTGAAGAATCTAG GTTCAATCTTGTGGCCTATTTGCAGCAAATATGGTGGTTTGAAGTAGATGGAGTGATAAAGTTCCCCTTTCCTGCTGATAGCTATACTCTGTCATTCAGGCTTCATCTTGGAAGGTTTTCCAAAAGGCTGGGACGGCGTGTGTGTAGTTTTGAGCATACCCATGGTTGGGGTATCAAGCCAGTACGATTTGAGTTATTTACTACGGATGGTCAGCAGGCATTATGTGAGTGCTGTTTAGACGACACTGAACATGATGAAATCAATGGCTATCATAAGCGTGGATGCTGGATAGATTACAAGGTTGGTGAATTCATTGTTACTGACTCAGATCCTGTGACTGAAGTCAGATTTTCCATGAAACAGATAGATTGCACACATTCTAAAGGCGGGCTTTGTGTAGATTCTGTATTTATTATCCCCAGTGATTTAAAAGACCGTAAAAGAGGAGGGGTTTTGAAGTAG